A part of bacterium genomic DNA contains:
- a CDS encoding glycosyltransferase, with amino-acid sequence MKKLVKILEIVSYSPPRTGWSTRVEYLKKQLLEMGYECQILNISSESRRIKSDEYIDVQNGRDYIFKLGKFCLSGYRVHMHVNGQSPKGFILTLISEIIGLVLGKGCFLTFHGGINQRYFPRENSYWILPLISIIFKLPKKIICNDERIKDKISEYGINRNKIVSIPAFSKQYLSYKETKLPEDLEIFIHQHEPILSSYVFDRPQFYIPTTLQAIKKLVTNYPDLGLIFVGTSEYSQDTLNLIQTLNLEKNIFLCKNLEHNEFLTLLSKSKICIRSYEWDGVCSSVLQALSLKIPVIGCENPLRPKGVVLFKTGDENSLAEKIEYILKNYDEVKENIQLPEIKDTVSTEVKLLTSI; translated from the coding sequence ATGAAAAAACTGGTGAAAATTTTAGAGATAGTGTCCTATTCTCCGCCAAGAACCGGCTGGAGCACACGGGTTGAGTATCTTAAAAAACAACTTTTAGAAATGGGCTATGAATGTCAAATATTAAATATTAGCTCTGAAAGTAGAAGGATTAAAAGTGATGAATATATTGATGTTCAAAATGGAAGAGATTATATATTTAAATTAGGTAAATTTTGCCTATCAGGTTACAGGGTTCATATGCATGTAAATGGTCAATCTCCGAAGGGATTTATATTGACACTAATCAGTGAAATTATCGGTCTCGTATTGGGTAAGGGATGTTTTTTAACATTTCATGGGGGAATAAATCAGCGATATTTTCCTCGTGAAAACAGTTATTGGATACTTCCTCTGATTTCTATTATCTTCAAATTACCTAAAAAAATTATTTGCAATGATGAGCGTATAAAAGATAAAATTAGCGAATATGGCATAAACAGAAATAAAATTGTGTCCATTCCCGCCTTTAGCAAGCAATATTTATCATATAAAGAGACAAAACTACCAGAAGATTTAGAGATATTTATCCATCAACACGAGCCTATTTTATCTTCGTATGTTTTTGACCGACCTCAATTTTATATTCCAACAACTCTACAGGCAATTAAAAAGTTGGTAACGAACTATCCCGACTTAGGTTTAATATTTGTTGGGACGAGTGAATATTCACAAGATACTCTAAATCTTATTCAAACTCTAAATTTAGAAAAGAATATATTTTTATGTAAGAATTTAGAGCATAATGAATTCTTAACCTTATTAAGTAAGTCAAAGATATGTATAAGAAGTTATGAATGGGATGGTGTCTGCTCGTCAGTATTACAGGCACTATCTCTTAAAATTCCCGTCATAGGTTGTGAAAATCCTCTTAGACCTAAAGGTGTTGTTTTATTTAAAACTGGAGATGAAAATTCTCTGGCTGAAAAAATTGAGTATATCTTAAAAAATTATGATGAGGTAAAAGAAAATATACAGTTACCTGAAATTAAGGACACGGTTTCTACGGAGGTAAAATTATTAACTTCAATCTAA